From a region of the Streptomyces venezuelae genome:
- a CDS encoding PQQ-binding-like beta-propeller repeat protein, whose protein sequence is MTGRTSGPPPEPDARRTDGFGPPPAPFAPTAPFAPPAPPASFAPGTPRSGGRPRALRPVPAAGAVAALLAVLVLIGGGAYRLTVRGGPAQPLAGPSGSPSIDRGDGKGPGGGPDTYDPNAGIREGEARVWLRDNQAEVAGAGASQYGPWRVGGTVVGAIPTGLTGYAVADGQEKWKLPLQTPLCGVPRAPSADGKLVVGVKETTSQTSHCTHLQQIDLATGKAGWKIPLPQENKQDTSLQFELTISGDTVVVARSAVMSGFSVTDGRKLFGTSSPNGCYPYGFAGGSRLIGLRQCPDPKDALVRGQSMVEELDPATGGARWSYKYAQDWTVGRVLSVDPLVITAHHKDKKTWNITAFAADGTVRSQTSPGFGVSGRCNGFGNADGFQECYAAAVDADTLYIGAGKPGTTLDTDVTDQVVAVDLNTGKERWRTAEQPKGRTMWPLAVEEGRVLTYVTPGSGEAAAVVSLAPADGASQPVLQSPAAARGAEGVFYPHGIRIAWSDGRLFLLNGRVYSPEPRKASRAILSFGK, encoded by the coding sequence ATGACCGGTCGCACCTCCGGGCCCCCGCCGGAACCCGACGCGCGGCGCACCGACGGCTTCGGCCCGCCGCCCGCCCCGTTCGCACCGACCGCCCCGTTCGCACCGCCCGCCCCGCCCGCGTCGTTCGCGCCCGGCACCCCGCGGTCCGGCGGCCGGCCGCGGGCGCTGCGGCCCGTGCCCGCCGCCGGGGCCGTCGCGGCGCTGCTCGCCGTCCTGGTCCTGATCGGCGGCGGCGCCTACCGCCTCACGGTCCGCGGCGGGCCCGCGCAGCCCCTGGCCGGGCCCTCCGGTTCGCCCTCGATCGACCGGGGCGACGGCAAGGGCCCCGGCGGGGGACCCGACACCTACGACCCCAACGCCGGGATCCGGGAGGGCGAGGCCCGGGTCTGGCTGCGCGACAACCAGGCCGAGGTGGCCGGTGCGGGCGCCTCGCAGTACGGCCCCTGGCGGGTGGGCGGCACCGTGGTCGGCGCGATCCCGACCGGTCTCACCGGCTACGCGGTGGCCGACGGACAGGAGAAGTGGAAGCTTCCGCTCCAGACTCCGCTGTGCGGGGTCCCGCGGGCCCCGTCCGCCGACGGCAAACTCGTCGTGGGCGTGAAGGAGACCACGTCACAGACCTCGCACTGCACCCACCTCCAGCAGATCGACCTCGCCACGGGGAAGGCGGGCTGGAAGATCCCGCTGCCGCAGGAGAACAAGCAGGACACCTCGCTGCAGTTCGAGCTGACGATCAGCGGTGACACCGTGGTCGTCGCCCGGTCGGCCGTCATGAGCGGCTTCTCGGTCACCGACGGCCGCAAGCTCTTCGGTACGTCGAGCCCGAACGGCTGCTACCCGTACGGCTTCGCCGGGGGCTCGCGGCTGATCGGCCTCCGGCAGTGCCCCGACCCGAAGGACGCCCTCGTCCGCGGGCAGTCGATGGTCGAGGAGCTGGATCCGGCCACCGGCGGGGCACGGTGGAGCTACAAGTACGCCCAGGACTGGACGGTGGGCCGGGTGCTGTCCGTCGACCCGCTGGTGATCACGGCGCACCACAAGGACAAGAAGACCTGGAACATCACCGCGTTCGCCGCCGACGGTACGGTCCGCTCGCAGACCTCCCCCGGCTTCGGGGTCAGCGGGCGGTGCAACGGATTCGGCAACGCCGACGGCTTCCAGGAGTGCTACGCCGCCGCTGTCGACGCCGACACGCTCTACATCGGCGCGGGCAAGCCCGGCACCACCCTCGACACCGACGTCACCGACCAGGTCGTCGCCGTCGACCTGAACACCGGCAAGGAGCGCTGGCGCACCGCCGAGCAGCCCAAGGGGCGCACCATGTGGCCGCTGGCGGTCGAGGAGGGCAGGGTCCTCACGTACGTCACCCCCGGCAGCGGCGAGGCGGCGGCGGTCGTCTCCCTCGCCCCGGCCGACGGGGCCTCGCAGCCGGTCCTGCAGAGCCCGGCCGCGGCCCGCGGCGCCGAGGGCGTCTTCTACCCCCACGGCATCCGCATCGCGTGGTCGGACGGACGGCTGTTCCTGCTCAACGGCCGGGTCTACAGCCCGGAGCCGCGCAAGGCGAGCCGCGCGATCCTGTCCTTCGGCAAGTAG
- a CDS encoding SigE family RNA polymerase sigma factor has product MRLGRRDGFREFAAERSGHLYRSACLLVGGDTGHAEGLVQETLGRMYQRWGRISRIDDPAAYAQTVLVRVFLTRRRPRPAGERQAREHPGRGAPAPGPGDPALLEALGRLAPRDRAVLVLRYWEGRSVEETADAMNVSPAAVRTRTSAALARLREQLGGSLAAFADL; this is encoded by the coding sequence ATGCGCCTGGGGCGCAGGGACGGGTTCCGTGAGTTCGCAGCGGAACGATCGGGCCATCTGTACCGGTCGGCATGCCTGCTCGTGGGCGGGGACACCGGCCACGCGGAGGGCCTGGTGCAGGAGACCCTGGGGCGGATGTACCAGCGGTGGGGCCGGATCTCCCGGATCGACGATCCGGCGGCCTACGCCCAGACGGTGCTGGTCCGGGTCTTCCTCACGCGCCGCCGCCCCCGTCCCGCGGGGGAGCGGCAGGCCCGGGAGCACCCCGGCCGCGGCGCACCCGCCCCGGGCCCGGGGGATCCGGCGCTGCTTGAGGCGCTGGGCCGGCTGGCGCCCAGGGACCGGGCGGTGCTGGTGCTGCGCTACTGGGAGGGCCGCAGCGTCGAGGAGACCGCCGACGCGATGAACGTCTCCCCGGCGGCGGTCCGAACCCGGACCTCGGCGGCGCTCGCCCGGCTGCGGGAGCAGCTGGGCGGGAGCCTCGCCGCCTTCGCCGACCTCTGA
- a CDS encoding GNAT family N-acetyltransferase: MNGQAAQRDGRATAEDSAPASASASASASASSSAVTVRAAGEADVDAATVLFRGYLDFYEVDIEDPDAPRAFLAERIAKDESLVLLADVPEAGTVGFAQVYRGFSSLSLRTAWVLNDLYVAPAGRRTGAGRALLREVLRRAREAGVSGVQLETAYDNTVAQGLYEAEGFVREEFHVYFHDLG; the protein is encoded by the coding sequence ATGAACGGTCAGGCAGCACAGCGGGACGGCCGAGCCACGGCGGAGGACTCCGCCCCAGCCTCCGCCTCAGCCTCAGCCTCCGCCTCAGCCTCCTCTTCAGCGGTCACGGTCCGGGCGGCCGGCGAGGCGGACGTCGACGCGGCGACCGTGCTGTTCCGCGGCTACCTCGACTTCTACGAGGTGGACATCGAGGACCCGGACGCCCCCCGGGCCTTCCTGGCGGAGCGGATCGCCAAGGACGAGTCGCTGGTCCTGCTCGCCGACGTCCCGGAAGCCGGAACGGTCGGCTTCGCGCAGGTCTACCGCGGGTTCTCCTCCCTCTCCCTGCGCACCGCCTGGGTCCTCAACGACCTCTACGTCGCCCCGGCCGGCCGCCGCACCGGGGCGGGCCGTGCGCTGCTGCGCGAGGTCCTGCGCCGGGCCCGCGAGGCCGGGGTGTCCGGAGTGCAGCTGGAGACCGCCTACGACAACACCGTCGCGCAGGGGCTGTACGAGGCGGAGGGCTTCGTCCGCGAGGAGTTCCACGTGTACTTCCACGACCTGGGCTGA
- a CDS encoding serine hydrolase domain-containing protein yields MATHWRSAALTVVAMGLVVGLVVGPVGAGAGAVHAGDHAGDAAVHTVSVPAATVPAPIPTPASDGFTQLTPAVTRQLDAAIKKVLAEAKIPGVIVSVSAPGKGEYVRSFGVADKATGAPMTPNLNMRIGSVTKTFAVTALLELVDEGKVGLDDPIGKYVDGVPNGDRITLRELAGMRSGLFNYSADEDFYKALTSNPERPFTPQELLGYSFKHPVLFEPNAEFYYCNTNLILLGLVVEKVSGVPLDRFIDREVVEPAGLKHTLFPTGPEFPSPHAQGYTNQTATGKVENSTDWNPSWGWAAGAMISDLPDMRSWAKTLATGTLLTPATQAQRLDVVDALPGTGYGLGIFNVQGWIGHNGSLPGYGSLVLYLPEAKATLVVLLNTDIGYQGQEPSTLFGEAITKIVTPARVYTLPAQPTP; encoded by the coding sequence ATGGCGACACACTGGCGCAGTGCGGCCCTGACCGTCGTGGCGATGGGGCTCGTGGTGGGACTCGTGGTGGGGCCCGTGGGCGCGGGGGCGGGTGCGGTGCACGCGGGGGATCACGCAGGGGATGCGGCGGTGCACACGGTGTCCGTGCCGGCCGCGACGGTCCCCGCGCCGATCCCGACGCCCGCCTCGGACGGGTTCACGCAGCTGACCCCCGCCGTCACCCGGCAACTGGACGCCGCGATAAAGAAGGTCCTCGCGGAGGCGAAGATCCCCGGCGTGATCGTGTCCGTGTCGGCCCCCGGCAAGGGGGAGTACGTACGGTCCTTCGGCGTCGCCGACAAGGCCACGGGCGCGCCGATGACCCCGAACCTGAACATGCGGATCGGCAGCGTGACCAAGACCTTCGCGGTGACCGCCCTGCTGGAGCTGGTCGACGAGGGGAAGGTCGGCCTGGACGATCCGATCGGCAAGTACGTCGACGGTGTGCCCAACGGCGACCGGATCACCCTGCGCGAGCTGGCCGGGATGCGCAGCGGCCTGTTCAACTACTCGGCGGACGAGGACTTCTACAAGGCGCTGACCAGCAATCCCGAACGGCCCTTCACCCCGCAGGAACTGCTCGGCTACTCCTTCAAGCACCCGGTGCTCTTCGAGCCCAACGCCGAGTTCTACTACTGCAACACCAACCTGATCCTGCTCGGGCTGGTGGTGGAGAAGGTCAGCGGCGTCCCCCTCGACCGGTTCATCGACCGGGAGGTCGTCGAACCGGCCGGGCTGAAGCACACGTTGTTCCCCACGGGCCCGGAGTTCCCCAGTCCGCACGCCCAGGGCTACACGAACCAGACGGCCACCGGAAAGGTCGAGAACTCCACCGACTGGAACCCCTCCTGGGGCTGGGCGGCCGGCGCGATGATCTCCGACCTCCCCGACATGCGCAGCTGGGCGAAGACCCTGGCGACCGGCACCCTGCTGACCCCCGCCACCCAGGCCCAGCGCCTCGACGTGGTCGACGCCCTCCCGGGCACCGGCTACGGCCTCGGCATCTTCAACGTCCAGGGCTGGATCGGGCACAACGGCTCACTGCCGGGCTACGGATCGCTCGTCCTCTACCTGCCCGAGGCGAAAGCCACGCTGGTCGTCCTGCTCAACACGGACATCGGGTACCAGGGCCAGGAGCCCAGCACCCTCTTCGGCGAGGCGATCACCAAGATCGTGACCCCCGCACGGGTCTACACGCTCCCAGCCCAGCCGACCCCGTGA